From the genome of Romeriopsis navalis LEGE 11480:
TTCATTGTGTACATAGCCTCATCGGCTTTGGCAAACGCATCCGCCAGCGTAAATTGGCGATCACGCACCGCGACCCCAATCGAGGTTCCCACACCGGCCGCAATTAAGCCACGCATCAGGCGCCGCTTCAACACATCCGCCGCCAACTCATCACATTCAACGCCCAGCACCGCAAACTCATCACCGCCAATGCGAGCAGCCACATCCGATTCGCGCAGAACGTTTTGAATCGTATGCCCCGCTAATTGAATCAAGGCATCGCCTTGCTGATGACCTTGTTCATCATTCACTTGCTTTAGACCGTCGAGATCCAAAATCAACACACAGGCCGAATGCCCATAGCGCCGACAGCGAATTTCCTCCGCACTGACGAGTTTTTCCCAGCCTCGCCGGTTATACAGGCCCGTCAAAGGATCAATCAACGCTTCTGACTCCGCTCGCTCCTTATGGCGATCGGCTTCAGCTAGACGTAATTCTAAATGCAACACACTCGACAATAGCTGAGCGCAGAGTTCCACCATCGGCAATTCGGCATGCAACGTATGCTGGTGCGATTCTGGATGCACAGCGCACAACGTGCCAAACAAAGACCCATCGGGACAAGTCAACGGCGCACCAATATAAGCGGAAATTTGCAGCGTCTGATTAATCGGGGCCGACGTATAAGCTTCAACGTCATCCGAACAAGGGGCAATCCGCGGTCCCTGACCTTGAACCATTTGGGAACATAAGGAATCGGCCCATCGCAACACCGCACTTTTTTGCACACCATAGCCATTATCTTTGGCCTGCAGGACGATCCAGTCATCGCCCTCGGTGCGCGTCACCATCCATAGGTCAAAGCCTAAACGCTGATGTAAAAATTCTAAAGTTGCTTGGGCCGCACTCTCAAAATCAGAAAAGGGCTGAAGATCAAGCATAGTAGTGATGATATGTAGGTAGAGCAGACAGGTGAAACACCAACTTGTTATAGTTTGCCCATATTCATCAGATATGGTGCCCAAAATCATCAAATTGGTCAATAATACGATGCTAGTGGTGCGATTTGGGAAAACTACGTACGCGAAACCAATGGCAAAATCCAATCATATTGATTGATTCGCCGAGAAACTCATGGGAAAGTGGAAAAACAGTAAAATCCTGGGTTGAATTATGCGCGGGTCAAAGTATTGGCAAAAGCTGTGGTTATGGTTGACGATCGCCATGATCACAGCAGGTATCGTCAGCAGCAGTCTTCAACCCAGCAACGCGGCATCCAAGCAGCCGAATCAAATCGAAATTGTCGCCGAACTGCCCAAAGGATCGGAAGTGGGCAATATTGCCATCACCCGTGATGGTCGGATTTTCTGTAGTATTCATCGTTTTTTTGGCAGTGCTAGCCGGGCGATCGAGGTTTTACCAGGTAATCGCACTCGCCTTTATCCCAATCGTGACTGGGGCAAAGCCCCAACCGCAGCAGGGGAAGACTGGGCCGGGTTAAATAACACCTTGGGCATTCAAGCCGATGGCAATGGTATTTTGTGGTTTTTAGATAACCCCGATCGCAATTTCCCCACGGGTCGCTTAATTGGTTGGGATACTCAACGTGAAACATTACACCGCGTCATTTACCTACCACCGCCTTTGATCACGGAAAATGCTTTTCTCAATGATTTGGCGATCGACGCGAAACACAACGCCATCTATATTGCCGATACTGCCGGCGGTCAAGATGCCGCGCTAATTGTCGTGGATTTAGCGACCGGATTATCGCGGCGAGTCTTACAGAGAGACCAAAGCGTGATACCAGAAGATATTGATATGGTGATCGATGGCCGAAACATCAAACTCGGCCCAGACCCGGCTCGGGTTGGGGTCAATCCGATTACGATCGATCCAAGTTATGAGTGGGTTTACTACGGCCCGATGAGCGGTAGCTCACTCTATCGCATTCGCACAAAAGATTTACGCAACACATCCATCATGAATGACAATCTAGCCAAGCGCGTTGAGCGTTATGGTGATCGACCCATTAGCGATGGTATAACCATTGACGGTGATGGCAACGTTTACATTACGGATATTACTCACAACGCGATCGGGGTCACGGACAAAACGGGGAAATATCGCATTTTATATCAGAACGACAAACTCCTGTCTTGGCCAGATGGATTTGCGGTTGGCCCCGATGGCTACATCTACGCCGCCGTCAACCAATTGCACAAAGCACCACCGCTCAATGATGGCAAAGATGATTCTACTGCCCCGTATCACGTGATTCGCTTTCCGGCAGTGGCTCCCAGCACCATTGGCCGGTAGGTCTCCAGAATCTGGACATAACAGCATCAACGGTGACACCACTTAAGGTGACACCGCTTAATAAGTTGATCATCGGTGCAAGACAATCACATGGGCAAAACTCGTCCCGCGGTGACAAAAGCTCCGGGTTCCGCTTGCCGTCGCTTAATCCCCCAATCCATCTACGTCAGCGGAAAGAGACAGCATGACAAAAAGGCAGCTTGCCCAAAGACAAGCTGCCTCAACAGCTAACACACAACACAACTGTTCAAAATTGCCGGGAAACGTCTATCCCTTCAATTCCTTCACTTTCTTCATGATGCTAGCGGGGTCCAGACCTTGGTGCGGGAACTGCTCCCACAGACCACCACCACCTTCTTCATGGGTCGCTAAGGAAGCAAACTTCGGCGCCAAACCGCGCTCCAAAAGCCAAGTCCCCATGCGACTACCTAAACCAGTCCGGCGGTTGAAGTCCTCAACCACAACCACCATTGGCGTCGAACCAATCTTTTTCAGGGTGTCTTCATCGACCACGTTCAAGGTGCCTTTGTTGATCAAGCCAACATCGATGCCTTCCGCGCGCAACCGATCGACCGCATCCAATGCCCGATAAAGTGCGGCACCAAAGGCCACAACGTAACCCGCGCTACCTTCACGCACCACGTCATCCTTACCGGCGGTGAATGTGTAGCCATCACCAAACATTTCCTTACCATCGGCATCCAAGATCATCGGCACCTTGGAACGAGTGGAGAAGATAAACCGCAAGCCAGGATCGTGGAATACCGATTTAACACAAGCCCGCATTTGATTGGCATCGGCAGGGAAGTAGATATTCGTCGGATAGCCATCATCCAGACCATTGTCCGCGAACATGTTGTTCATACCGAAGTGGCAGGTGTTATCCGCCATATCGTCAATCCCCGCATGGGAGAAGTGGCACAGCAAGTTGGAATAGTTCAACCGAGCCATGGTGATCTCGGAAATACACATTTCCAAGAAGGCACTAAAGGTGGCAAATACGCCTTGCTTACCTTTCTCCATGCCGAAACCAGCGGCCGCCGACAAGTTACCGCGCTCTTGGATACCACCGCTGATGAACACTTCGGGGTGGGCATTACGGATTTGCGCTAAACCACAGGAACCTTCGAGGTCACTGTCCACGACCAAAACATTATTTTTACGATCGGCTTCACTCATCGAACCCAATACTTCCACCATCGCTTCGCCAAAGACGTTGCGGTTGGAACCCATCTTATCCGAGGAACCGAGATACTCGTAGTCGTTGCTGGGCTTCGGAATATTCTTCAGAATATCCGATGCAGCCTGATGGCCCTTGGCTTCGAGGTAGGTAATCGCCGCTGGCACGGAAATCACGTCATGACCGTGATTGGAACCTTCTAAGCCCTCAATTCCCGGACACATGGGGCGCTTGGCAATAATCGCGATCGGCCCTGGTGTATTGATCGACTCACAAATGCAAGCGTAGAGAGCGTCGATATCTTCACCGTCACACTCCAAGACCTTGAGACCGTGGCCTTCAAGGGTCTGCTTGACGCTGTAACCACCGAGGTACTTGGACGGATTACCGGCGATCGTCACATCATTATCGTCGATGATCAGCTTTACATTAATGTGCTGCGCCACGGCTAAACGGGCGGCTTCTGCGTCGTTACCTTCCTGCTGGGAACCATCAGAACCGAGACAGAAAACTGTCTTGCCAGGGTTCGCCATCGCCACGCCGTTGACGTAGGGCCACATATGGCCGAGACGACCAGAGCTGAACTTCACACCCGGAGTCAAACCGAGTTCGGGGTGCCCCGGCAGCTTGGAGCCTGCCGCACGGTAGTTCATCAGGTGCTCAGCGGGCATGTGGCCGTCAAGGACGGACATGAGATACTGCGTCCCCACCCGGTGACCCGCTTCATCAAAGAAAGTCGGGACAAAGTTATCCGGATGACTCTTGAACAGTGCATCAAGGATCATTACTTCCGGCACGGTATCGAAGGGACCACCAGTATGGCCACCCACGCCGCGCGCCGCACCCGTTGCGGTAAAGAAGACTAAAGCATCACGGGAGAGCTGAATATTCGCTTTCAGCGCCGCCCGTTGCTCATCCGTTAGCTTCGGGACCGATGGGTCAAGGGAAACCTTTTTGTAAGCACTCAGATCAATCGGGAAAGCAGTTGCAGCACTCATACGCAGTTCCTAAAACTAAGTCACGTCTATTGCCCACAGTACAGTTTTGTTGGTACCGAATGAACCTTAATCTTTAAAATTTCCTGAGTAACATCACACGGCTGTAACAGATCGACCAACCCAAAGCATTACAGCACAAGGCTTATACAATATTATCGGCGACATCCGTTGAATTCATGACTGAACCGGTTGGCCTGTATGTTGGAATACATGATCATCGAGACCCTCACCCCACAACAGCAGGCCCAGGCCAGGATTTATCAACAAAAGTGGCAGATGATGGCCTACGAGACCACCTCTATTACGGCCACGACCGCACAGCAAACCCTGATCGACTTGGCCCAAATCCTCAAAATTCCCACGCCCCAGCAGACTTGTGTGCTGGATAGTCCATTTGCACTATTTCGCCAAACACCGGCAGATTTAGCCCAGCACCAACAAATCATGACCGCGATCGGTAGCTTAGTCGATCGACTCTCCAGCCAAGTCAAACGGCAGATGGCCGTCGGGCCTTGGGTACAGCTCTGGCAAAGTTTAGCAATTCAAACCCTTGATCCGATCGAGGACGCTCTGTGGCTTCAGATTCAAGATGATGCCGAAAAACAAGAACAACTAATTGCCAGTGTCAAGCTAGAGGGCAAACGGCATTTCATCGCGCGACTCGACTTCTGCATTAACGAATTAGGCTGTGCATGCGATCGGGCAACTTGGTCAGCAGTGGAATGCTGGGCCAAGGACTGTGGATTTTTGCGCTGGGTGGGCGATCGATATGAAGTGAGTGATCGGCCCCAAATTCTCGTATTTGGCGATCATGGCCAATTGCATGGGATCGAGGAACCAGCGATCGTTTACCGGGATGGGTCAAAGGTATATAGCAACGGCCAATGGAGTTAGGACGCAGAATGAGAGATATCGTTATAAGTCTCTAACTTCGAGATGGCCAAAGCCTACAGTTACGATTTTCGCTGCAACGTGGTGGAGGCGCTCGAACTCGACGGTCGAAAGAAATCCGAAGTGGCTGAGTTGTGCAATATGAGCCGCAGTACCATCAACCTCTGGCTCAAGCTCAAAACTGAGATGGGAGACTTGCATGAGCGGCCCCAGAATCCATCGAATCCGAGTCGAAAGTTAACGGATTTGGATAAGTTGCGTGAGTTTGTGCGAGCCAATGGAGACAAGACGCAGCCGCAGATGGCAGAGCTTTGGAAAGAGGATCTCAGCGCTCGTACAATTTCACAAGGGCTGAGGAAAATTGGCTTTACGCGAAAAAAGACCTACGGCTACCAAGAACGCGACGAGGAAAAGCGACGGGCCTTCCTGATGCGTTTGGCAACCCTCAATCCAGAGCTGATTGTCTACATGGATGAGTCTGGAATGGACCATCGAGACAATTATGGATATGGCTACTGCGAAGAAGGGGAGCGTGTTGGACAACAAGATAGAAGTAATAGTGGGTCCGTTCAACATAGCAACGGCCTCTAGACGGTGAGGGAAGGGTTCTAGCCTCGGCTTGCCTAGACGGTATTGCCCCTTAGGGGCGGATATCTGATGTTAGGGCGTGGATTTAGGGGATGTGGTAGAGGATGTGGATGTCGAGGATTGGGGTAGAGAAATGTGTTGAGGGAATGTGCTTAGGGCAGCAGTTCCCAGAGCTGGCTCACGCGTCCTTGATAGCGCAGCTTGGCAGTGCCACCGGACCACTCTGCGAGCTGGGCTGTCCAGTCCTTGGAGCTGTAGCTGTTGAGCAGGAAGCGATCGCTAAATTGGGCGGCGATCTCGTCCGAGATTTCGGGGATATTCAGCTCACCCCGGCCTTCACTATCCTGTTGACAGTTAGTACAGTATGGCTCCAAGAGAACGCCGGTTTCGGTCTTGAGATGGTAGGTCTGGGAAATGGCGAATGGAACGGGACCATTGTTGATGAGCAGGGGGCGATCGCTGCGATTGATAATTTC
Proteins encoded in this window:
- a CDS encoding sensor domain-containing diguanylate cyclase — protein: MLDLQPFSDFESAAQATLEFLHQRLGFDLWMVTRTEGDDWIVLQAKDNGYGVQKSAVLRWADSLCSQMVQGQGPRIAPCSDDVEAYTSAPINQTLQISAYIGAPLTCPDGSLFGTLCAVHPESHQHTLHAELPMVELCAQLLSSVLHLELRLAEADRHKERAESEALIDPLTGLYNRRGWEKLVSAEEIRCRRYGHSACVLILDLDGLKQVNDEQGHQQGDALIQLAGHTIQNVLRESDVAARIGGDEFAVLGVECDELAADVLKRRLMRGLIAAGVGTSIGVAVRDRQFTLADAFAKADEAMYTMKRSRYKLSAR
- a CDS encoding major royal jelly family protein, with amino-acid sequence MRGSKYWQKLWLWLTIAMITAGIVSSSLQPSNAASKQPNQIEIVAELPKGSEVGNIAITRDGRIFCSIHRFFGSASRAIEVLPGNRTRLYPNRDWGKAPTAAGEDWAGLNNTLGIQADGNGILWFLDNPDRNFPTGRLIGWDTQRETLHRVIYLPPPLITENAFLNDLAIDAKHNAIYIADTAGGQDAALIVVDLATGLSRRVLQRDQSVIPEDIDMVIDGRNIKLGPDPARVGVNPITIDPSYEWVYYGPMSGSSLYRIRTKDLRNTSIMNDNLAKRVERYGDRPISDGITIDGDGNVYITDITHNAIGVTDKTGKYRILYQNDKLLSWPDGFAVGPDGYIYAAVNQLHKAPPLNDGKDDSTAPYHVIRFPAVAPSTIGR
- a CDS encoding transketolase C-terminal domain-containing protein — its product is MSAATAFPIDLSAYKKVSLDPSVPKLTDEQRAALKANIQLSRDALVFFTATGAARGVGGHTGGPFDTVPEVMILDALFKSHPDNFVPTFFDEAGHRVGTQYLMSVLDGHMPAEHLMNYRAAGSKLPGHPELGLTPGVKFSSGRLGHMWPYVNGVAMANPGKTVFCLGSDGSQQEGNDAEAARLAVAQHINVKLIIDDNDVTIAGNPSKYLGGYSVKQTLEGHGLKVLECDGEDIDALYACICESINTPGPIAIIAKRPMCPGIEGLEGSNHGHDVISVPAAITYLEAKGHQAASDILKNIPKPSNDYEYLGSSDKMGSNRNVFGEAMVEVLGSMSEADRKNNVLVVDSDLEGSCGLAQIRNAHPEVFISGGIQERGNLSAAAGFGMEKGKQGVFATFSAFLEMCISEITMARLNYSNLLCHFSHAGIDDMADNTCHFGMNNMFADNGLDDGYPTNIYFPADANQMRACVKSVFHDPGLRFIFSTRSKVPMILDADGKEMFGDGYTFTAGKDDVVREGSAGYVVAFGAALYRALDAVDRLRAEGIDVGLINKGTLNVVDEDTLKKIGSTPMVVVVEDFNRRTGLGSRMGTWLLERGLAPKFASLATHEEGGGGLWEQFPHQGLDPASIMKKVKELKG
- a CDS encoding IS630 transposase-related protein, with translation MAKAYSYDFRCNVVEALELDGRKKSEVAELCNMSRSTINLWLKLKTEMGDLHERPQNPSNPSRKLTDLDKLREFVRANGDKTQPQMAELWKEDLSARTISQGLRKIGFTRKKTYGYQERDEEKRRAFLMRLATLNPELIVYMDESGMDHRDNYGYGYCEEGERVGQQDRSNSGSVQHSNGL